One Salvia miltiorrhiza cultivar Shanhuang (shh) chromosome 6, IMPLAD_Smil_shh, whole genome shotgun sequence genomic window, TTGGTACGacgaaataataaataaataaataaagccaAGAATAATACGTTTACATAAAATGTACTCCATATTATAACTATATTGGGAATTTAGAActttaatgttaattttttgCATGCATGTAAATCTAAATACGTTTTTTACTGGGGAAAAAAATTCATGAATCTGTTTGTTACACATAAcagaaattgagaaaaaaaagaaaaaaaagaagaaggaaaattACAACAATTACACAGTCAACGGAAACGGGTCAACCCGCAAGCCGGCCCATCGGCACGCATCAGCCATCACTGCCAATACGGATCTTTTGCTTGGAGCTCGTCACTCCCCGCCACGCGGCGTGCTCTGATTGGTTCATTTCTCGTGGCGTTTGATATCATTGGTCGAAGCCACCCGACTCCATTTGCTCCTGCCCGATCTATATATACAACCCCCTTTGACACGCTCTCCAAATACTGAATAACTATCAAATACTACTagtctgctctctctctctctctctctagagagTTCTATCTCCCACTCAGATCTATATCTCTCTGATTGCAGCTAAACTTCATTTTGTTCTGTTCTTTGCGGTTAATTTCGGTTGATTCTTACCGGAGTCGAGAGTTCCAAATGGAGTATCCGAATCGGAAGATTTGGATAGTGCAGTGTTTGTTACTATTTTCCGCCGCCTGCTTCATTTCTCAGCTCCACGCTTCCGATGATGTGGTATGGAGTCGTTTATTGCTAACGATGTTCTTTTGCGCTAGcttgaatttatttattctaGATCTGTCGTGGATTCTTGAGTTAATGCCTATGCTGTGCGGTTTTGGTGTTTGTAGATTTTCTATGAGTCGTTTGATGAGGATTTTGAGGGGAGATGGATCGCGTCTGAGAATCCGGACTACACAGgttagaatttaatttaattcgtGATGAGCTTACTTGTGCTTTTTTGcttttgatatattttaattgCTGATACTATATTGGTTCATTATTTGATTTTCTTGATCTAAAATACGGATTGGTTTTTGTATCTATTCTTTCAGTCAAGATTATAACTGTGTATATTCGATACTTGCCAGCTTCTTTACTGAGATTCTGAATTGGTTGTTAAACTACACAGCTGAATCGAGTCAGTGAGCGTATCCCACGTCTTTGTgctgaatttgtaaattgatttaAACCTAAATGTTGACCAACCCGATCtttttaaattctaaagctaCACGTAGTTGGCTGTACTAAAATTTTGTTAGATATGATGTTGCGACCAGTTTTGGCCTGAATTTTTCTGAACAGTATGACTAGTTCCAGTAAAAATATAGCGTTTTGTTACACTTATCGCAATTTTGTTGGGTGGGTTGGTTAGTTGGAGTCAGGTAGACATGAGGTTGGTGAACGATTTCCACTATAGCACAGTATATATATCCATTTATATCAAGTAGCTTACtgtttttttctcattttttatttcaggTGTGTGGAAACATGTGAAGAGTGAGGGACATGATGATCATGGACTTCTTGTTGGGGAGAAAGCCAGGAAGCATGCCATTGTGAAGCCACTTGATGACCCTGTGGTCCTCAAGGATAAGACGATTGTTCTTCAATTTGAAGTTCGCCTCCAGAATGGCCTTGAATGCGGTGGTGCTTATATCAAGTACCTCCGTCCACAGGATGCTggatgggttccaaagggattTGATAACGAGTCTCCTTACACAATAATGTTTGGGCCCGATAGATGTGGAGCCACAAACAAGGTCCACTTCATCCTGAAGCACAAGAACCCCAAGAGCGGCAACTTTGTCGAGCATCATCTCAAGTTCCCACCATCAGTACCTTCTGACAAGTTGACCCATGTTTACACCGCCATCTTGACCCCTGATAATGAGGTGAGGATCTTGGTTGATGgcgaagagaagaagaagggcAATTTCCTCTCAGGAGATGACTTTGATCCTCCTCTGATCCCTTCCAAGACTATCCCTGATCCGGATGACAAGAAGCCTGAGGATTGGGATGAGAGAGCAAAGATCCCCGACCCAGCAGCCACCAAACCAGATGATTGGGATGAGGATGCTCCATTGGAAATTGAAGATGAAGAGGCTGAGAAGCCCGAAGGTTGGTTGGATGACGAGCCTGAGGAGGTTGATGATCCTGAGGCAGCCAAACCAGAGGATTGGGACGATGAAGAAGATGGTGAATGGGAGGCACCCAAAGTTGATAACCCAAAGTGTGCTGAAGCTCCTGGATGCGGTGAGTGGAAGAGACCAATGAAGAGAAACCCTGCTTACAAAGGAAAATGGCACGCCCCACTCATTGACAACCCCAACTACAAGGGTATCTGGAAACCCCAGGAGATCGATAACCCTGAGTACTTTGAGCTTGACAAGCCTAACTTTGAACCCATTGCTGCTATTGGTATTGAGATCTGGACAATGCAAGATGGTATTCTGTTCGACAACATTTTGATCTCTTCCAGTGAGAAAGAGGCAGAAACCTACCGTGAGACAACATGGAAGCCAAAATTCACAGTAGAGAAAGAGAAGCAAAAGGAAGAGGAATCTACGGACTCTGATGGGCTTAAGGGCTTCCAGGTAACTAatattcatacatacatacatacatatatatatatatatatatatgtttgtatCATCTCTCACAATTCTCTTGTTCTATAATCTGACATCTGCTGCTCTGTGTGATCAGAAAGTGGTATTTGAATACCTTTACAAGATTGCGGACCTTCCATTCTTGGGCGAGCACAAAGTTAAAGTCTTGGTGAGTGATTTGGCAGTGGAAATTAGATAAGTTTCTTCTTTTGAATTTACCTTATACGTTCGAATTTTACGTGCAGGACTTGCTTGAGAAGGCTGAGAAACAAGCAAATCTCACAATTGGTATCCTTGTCTCTGTTGTGGTTGTTTTCTTCTCGATTTTGTTGAAGCTCATCTTTGGTGGGAAGAAGACTGTGAGTTCTCATAAATAGTCTGTTGGAAAACTGCAATTTCTGCTTCACTGCATGTTTGAGTGGCTCATACTCATCCTTGAGTGGCTCATACTCATCCTTGATGTTTGGAAAATTCAGGCTAACGTGGTCGCAGAGACGAAGAAAACAGATGTCGCTGAGACTTCAGACGATCAGGGAAGCTCGGAAGCGAAAGACGAGCAGAATGAAGATGGAGCTGCTGCTCCTCCTCGCCGCAGGACCCAAAGGCGTGATGACTGAGGAAGGTGGAACGAGAATCGCAACCGTCGTGTCGAGCAGAGGAGGCCTAGGGAACGAGGGAAGAAGATGCTCCTGCAGCAATGCTGGGGCATTTAGTAGTAGGTTTTTTGGAACTTGTTTTACAATGTTCAAAATTTTCATTCGCAGTTTTTACTCTTGATTTAGGTTTTGTATTACTGGACCATTGATTGAGATATGGTATTATCCTCTCCATACATTTAATAGTCCTGGCTTTCAAatgaggatttttttttttgataaattaataggtaaataaagaaatttaaagattgtATTACTTAAATCTAAGATTTTTAATCTTAGGCATTAATCACCTAACCGTAGAGCTAACATAAGAAATTTTGTAGTTCTTAGTTTGCTCAGTATTGTTATTTAATCATTTCTCTCTTTTGATACCAATTATCTCTACTCTGATTTCAAtgcgcaaaaaaaaaaaaaaagaaaaaaaaagcaagGAATGGTTTTAAAAGGGCATCTGAGTTAAGAGTGATAATTAAAAAtgtctatttttttattaaatgtttCTCTCCTATATCCAATTTATTATACTATACAGTCTATACTTATGCAATATGGTTATTTGAATAAAATGTCTTGacaaaaaatgattaaatatttaaaattttttaatttatttaaaataaaaaaggatctagttcgttttattattttcttcccattataatttttaaataattcttattattatttattttttgagtataaaatttacaaaaaaaactacCATATGGAGAAAACAGAAAAATCTACTTaaacccttttaaaatttgaaccGATTTTGTAAATTGGTATTCAAAGCTGTACGTCCAATAATGGCAAGTTAGCCAATGAATAGACAATCCTTAATCCACAATTAGCTGAACAAGTAGCTGAGCTTCGCCATTGTGTCAGTGACAGCGAGAAATACTTGGGACCAATTAATAATGCTAAAAAGTTATTAATAGAGCTTTGAAATGATGCTAGAAGTTAATCATAATTTTTATGCGATCGTAATCTTTTCTAATTACTTTGCAACAACAAAAATGATCATTTGATGAAATTGAAGGAAAATGAAACAAGATCAAATAATAAACAAGGTGCATGTAATTTAAGCTAGTAAAGTTAGAGAGCTAGGACTACAATCAATAATTAATCATATTCTATAATCAACTATTATTCATTATAGGTAATATATGCAATTGGCTACTACTTTtctatagtaaatttaaaaattagcttatcaaataaaaattttaaaaatggatCAGTTTTTGTGCAAGAATACAAAATTACACCtaacataaaacataaaaaattgaCCATTCTCTTTTCTCCCTAACAacatctctctatctctctcaacTTCAAATTATAGAATCTCAACTTCAAGAGTTCATATTGATGAAACGAGTGAAGTCTAGTTTATTTCGAATTCTTGATCATTATTATCTTGAACTGCTGCTTTGAACAGATGAACATGAACATGGGCATCAACTTGCTTGAAATCTACAACTTGCTGCTGACtacaaaaatacaaataaggaaaagaaaagatttAGCAAAAAGTGTAAGAAATGGTCATACAGATTGTGTACTAGGACGCAACATTTCGTGCGTGTTTGAGAGAAATAGCTCTTCGAATCGAGAGTTTGGGAAGTGATTGAGGTGACGATAATGGCACAAAGAACATAGGTTGTGACGAGTTCAGAGAGGGAGTgtcaattcaaactttaaaactcgaattcacaaccaattctAGCTATTCAGCTATAAAATCgaattttaaagcttgaattcacaattaatatTAGTATCATTTGTGAATTcgtgaataatttttaaattttttatgtgaaaggtaaaatatagtaagtatga contains:
- the LOC130988000 gene encoding calnexin homolog 1-like, whose translation is MEYPNRKIWIVQCLLLFSAACFISQLHASDDVIFYESFDEDFEGRWIASENPDYTGVWKHVKSEGHDDHGLLVGEKARKHAIVKPLDDPVVLKDKTIVLQFEVRLQNGLECGGAYIKYLRPQDAGWVPKGFDNESPYTIMFGPDRCGATNKVHFILKHKNPKSGNFVEHHLKFPPSVPSDKLTHVYTAILTPDNEVRILVDGEEKKKGNFLSGDDFDPPLIPSKTIPDPDDKKPEDWDERAKIPDPAATKPDDWDEDAPLEIEDEEAEKPEGWLDDEPEEVDDPEAAKPEDWDDEEDGEWEAPKVDNPKCAEAPGCGEWKRPMKRNPAYKGKWHAPLIDNPNYKGIWKPQEIDNPEYFELDKPNFEPIAAIGIEIWTMQDGILFDNILISSSEKEAETYRETTWKPKFTVEKEKQKEEESTDSDGLKGFQKVVFEYLYKIADLPFLGEHKVKVLDLLEKAEKQANLTIGILVSVVVVFFSILLKLIFGGKKTANVVAETKKTDVAETSDDQGSSEAKDEQNEDGAAAPPRRRTQRRDD